From a single Tachypleus tridentatus isolate NWPU-2018 chromosome 6, ASM421037v1, whole genome shotgun sequence genomic region:
- the LOC143252964 gene encoding uncharacterized protein LOC143252964 — protein sequence MSSAWSQLEQLLTCAICLDRYRNPKLLPCQHTFCMDPCLEGLIDYARRQIKCPECRAEHRIPYQGVQTFPTNVTLMRFLELHRNVTGEEPEPPPSMMERCTVCSEKAYLNKCAHCDKKVCDECREAHTDILRRDISRINNQVKRGLHRLSDALTLTQSNTEKLQQNCTRVKHDIEELVRRYTKDLKDTEKKLLMEIDEYLETEVRQMKQLKDGLETEVENLNSNSELIGKYLNDDMEWTDTELVEYKEIFLKTLEFIRNFEIDTSDFARRVKFQLRTDPDVLRQTLIGFGELNISSLTVMPSVTTSPPFSNTLMRSQSDHRLASQFQRRQEGRTLLDVSKGIGGHTSDSEKDGRETSYGRIRRDYSERNSYRRFGERKDYDLSDRERSRSRFLRDENGLLLHRNWRDSDADIPTYRPRFTKDHSDEGHESEVSTGRSVRFEDLPEQQDKLFEKDDVTKGPLSGVIKLVDSPHFMERLHQNEVRQKQHQEEKEHQERKQTNLAPISPVPTIPQRQTSRQFSEDEIERQKKQNQAAAAATPQTATVTVVSPVLSTSPTPLVSPSSTPTILDSPVRPISKRIATLQKNDASTNRPRSPEFSQGIQRSGTSSPDGSTEGSLSSRQSSQQDEVAESPPPRPARRRTGSSATGQETGRPEDTTRTRDYPLRQREAIKPLSRSVRPPLGKSQSLDVEEQQIIPPITNATSRNKGVCLGRSSSLDKKEDERKTPVQSSFYGRLLSQRVSIKPQVPEEEEEEASDTESESEVSSTETESEEQTEKKKTSVREDSPSVTAILSRSAQIRRESNDSSKKEVTGAVSSRFSQYARAKDEEEEKNCEVRRNSLIHGEEPNPQNKYGILRRRPVVEDETGDSAAYSRYLSRCRTSTGLGESGSNHDENSENLSRNISHHYSRDSRFGSNYHRSRIARSKSSADIVAGEDSPEEELPLYESHTDKFEDGNRRSRNVTNLKFKDDSPPENNTPNGSSSWALYLRNKYGSRSSTGPSRSVIRSRSSHSLYSRSGSDNSSDEESPSCHNQESPASGAGNNQSYSFNFPRSIYVQKRKMIMKVGIRGSEPSCFTWPRGVCVGPENTIVVADSSNHRVQVFDSSGKFLQEFGTYGNAEGEFDCLAGVAVNRIGQFIVSDRYNHRIQVFDPSGRFLRAFGCEGRTDGRFSYPWGITTDSLGFIYVCDKENHRIQVFQSDGSFVGKFGSIGSRPGQLEHPHYIAVSNTNRVIVSDSNNHRIQIFDVNGRSLSTFGSEGSEEGQFKFPRGVAVDDQGYIMVGDSGNNRIQIFHPDGSFLRSFGTWGAGDGEFKGLEGIAVMSNGNILVCDRENHRIQMF from the exons ATGTCTTCTGCTTGGAGTCAGTTGGAACAACTTCTCACTTGTGCTATCTGCCTGGATAGATACAGAAATCCTAAGCTTTTACCTTGTCAGCATACATTTTGCATGGACCCATGCTTAGAAGGTCTTATAGATTATGCCCGCCGGCAGATAAAGTGTCCGGAATGCCGAGCAGAACACCGAATTCCTTATCAGGGTGTTCAGACCTTCCCCACAAATGTTACTTTGATGAGATTTTTGGAGCTTCATAGAAATGTAACTGGAGAAGAGCCTGAACCTCCACCATCTATGATGGAACGCTGCACGGTGTGTAGTGAGAAAGCCTATCTAAACAAGTGTGCCCACTGCGACAAAAAAGTCTGTGATGAGTGTAGGGAAGCACACACAGACATTCTTCGACGAGATATTAGTCGAATTAACAATCAAGTGAAAAGGGGGCTTCATCGGTTATCTGATGCTTTGACCCTAACACAGAGCAACACAGAAAAACTTCAGCAGAATTGTACTAGGGTGAAACACGATATAGAAGAGCTGGTTCGTCGTTACACTAAGGATCTGAAGGATACAGAAAAGAAACTTCTCATGGAAATAGACGAGTATTTGGAGACTGAAGTGCGTCAGATGAAACAGTTAAAAGATGGGCTTGAAACTGAAGTAGAAAATTTAAACAGTAACAGTGAACTTATAGGAAAGTACCTCAATGATGACATGGAATGGACAGATACTGAACTTGtagaatataaagaaatatttttaaaaactttagaaTTTATACGGAACTTTGAAATAGACACCTCTGACTTTGCTCGTCGTGTCAAATTTCAACTTAGAACTGATCCCGATGTTCTACGCCAAACATTGATAGGTTTTGGAGAGTTAAACATTAGCTCCCTGACAGTTATGCCTTCTGTTACAACATCTCCGCCATTTTCTAATACCTTGATGAGAAGTCAGAGTGATCACCGACTAGCTAGTCAGTTTCAGCGTCGCCAAGAAGGCAGAACTCTATTAGACGTCAGCAAGGGAATAGGGGGTCATACTAGTGATTCTGAGAAAGATGGAAGAGAAACTAGCTATGGCCGAATTCGAAGAGATTATTCAGAAAGAAACAGTTATCGGCgttttggagaaagaaaagaTTATGACTTATCTGACCGTGAAAGAAGTAGAAGTAGATTTCTAAGAGACGAAAATGGCCTCTTGTTACACAGAAACTGGCGAGATTCAGATGCAGATATCCCCACTTATCGGCCTCGATTTACCAAAGATCACTCTGATGAAGGTCATGAATCAGAAGTGTCTACTGGACGAAGTGTGCGGTTTGAAGACCTTCCAGAACAACAAGACAAACTCTTTGAAAAGGATGATGTCACCAAAGGACCTTTAAGTGGTGTAATAAAACTGGTAGATTCTCCTCATTTTATGGAAAGACTCCACCAAAATGAAGTTCGTCAGAAACAGCACCAAGAAGAAAAAGAGCATCAAGAGAGAAAACAGACCAACCTTGCACCCATAAGCCCTGTTCCTACTATTCCACAAAGACAGACTTCAAGACAATTCAGTGAAGATGAAATTGAAAGGCAAAAGAAACAGAATCAAGCAGCAGCTGCTGCTACTCCCCAAACAGCAACAGTAACAGTTGTATCTCCTGTATTATCAACTTCTCCTACTCCTTTAGTCAGTCCATCATCTACACCTACCATCCTTGACTCTCCAGTTAGACCCATATCAAAAAGAATTGCAACACTTCagaaaaatgatgcatcaacaaaCAGGCCTAGAAGTCCAGAATTCTCTCAGGGTATTCAGAGATCAGGAACATCTTCTCCAGATGGTTCTACTGAAGGTAGCTTATCATCACGACAAAGTTCTCAACAAGATGAAGTTGCAGAATCCCCTCCGCCTCGTCCAGCAAGAAGGCGTACAGGAAGTTCTGCAACAGGACAAGAAACTGGGAGACCAGAAGATACAACACGTACACGGGATTATCCATTACGTCAACGTGAAGCCATCAAACCATTATCCAG gTCAGTCCGACCACCGCTGGGGAAGAGTCAGTCATTAGATGTTGAAGAACAGCAAATCATTCCACCAATAACAAACGCCACCTCTCGAAACAAAGGTGTTTGTTTAGGGAGATCATCTTCATTAGATAAGAAAGAAGATGAACGAAAAACTCCAGTTCAGTCCTCTTTTTATGGGAGACTATTGAGTCAGCGAGTCTCTATAAAACCTCAAGTCCCTGAGGAAGAAGAGGAGGAAGCTAGTGACACAGAAAGTGAAAGCGAAGTGAGTAGCACAGAAACAGAGAGTGaggaacaaacagaaaaaaaaaaaacaagtgttcGTGAAGACAGCCCTAGTGTCACTGCTATTTTGTCTCGAAGTGCACAAATTCGTCGAGAAAGTAATGATTCGTCCAAGAAAGAGGTAACTGGAGCTGTTAGTTCCCGTTTTTCTCAATATGCTAGAGCTAAAGATGAAGAAGAAGAGAAAAACTGCGAAGTTAGAAGAAATAGTTTGATTCATGGTGAAGAGCCTAATCCTCAAAATAAGTATGGAATTCTAAGAAGAAGACCAGTTGTTGAAGATGAAACTGGGGACAGCGCTGCATATAGCCGCTATTTGTCACGTTGTCGCACTTCAACAGGGCTTGGAGAGTCGGGTAGTAACCATGATGAAAACTCTGAGAACCTTTCACGAAATATTTCTCATCATTATTCTCGTGACTCACGCTTTGGAAGTAATTATCACCGTAGTAGAATTGCCCGTAGCAAAAGCTCAGCTGATATTGTTGCAGGTGAGGACAGTCCAGAGGAAGAATTGCCATTGTATGAAAGTCACACAGACAAATTCGAAGATGGTAACAGACGCTCCAGGAACGTTACCAATCTAAAGTTCAAAGATGACAGTCCTCCTGAGAATAATACTCCAAATGGATCCAGTTCCTGGGCGCTGTATCTTCGAAACAAATATGGATCCAGGTCATCAACAGGTCCCAGTAGGTCTGTTATACGAAGCCGCAGTTCCCATAGCCTGTATTCCAGAAGTGGTAGTGATAACAGTTCAGACGAAGAATCACCAAGTTGTCACAATCAAGAATCTCCAGCATCCGGAGCTGGGAACAACCAGTCTTATTCATTCAATTTTCCTCGAAGCATCTACGTGCAAAAACGGAAAATGATAATGAAAGTAGGAATCAGAGGAAGTGAACCGTCATGTTTCACGTGGCCCAGAGGTGTCTGCGTGGGTCCAGAAAACACCATTGTTGTAGCAGACAGCAGTAATCATCGTGTTCAG GTGTTCGACTCTAGCGGGAAGTTTCTACAAGAGTTTGGAACTTATGGAAATGCTGAGGGAGAATTCGATTGTCTAGCAGGCGTCGCAGTCAATAGAATAGGACAGTTTATAGTGTCTGATCGTTACAATCACAGGATTCAAGTTTTTGACCCCTCCGGCAGATTTTTAAGAGCTTTTGGGTGTGAAGGTCGCACCGATGGAAGGTTCAGTTATCCCTGGGGAATAACTACTGATAGCCTAGGATTTATTTATGTGTGTGACAAAGAAAATCACAGAATTCAg GTTTTCCAATCGGATGGTAGTTTTGTGGGGAAGTTTGGCTCTATTGGAAGTCGTCCTGGTCAACTAGAACATCCACATTACATAGCCGTTAGTAATACCAATCGTGTCATCGTAAGTGATAGTAATAACCATCGTATTCAAATCTTCGACGTGAACGGCCGCAGCTTATCTACGTTCGGCAGTGAAGGATCAGAGGAGGGTCAATTCAAATTTCCACGAGGAGTCGCTGTTGATGACCAAGGTTACATTATGGTAGGAGACAGCGGGAACAATCGAATTCAGATATTTCATCCAGATGGTTCCTTTCTCAGATCATTCGGGACCTGGGGAGCCGGAGATGGAGAGTTTAAGGGACTGGAAGGAATAGCAGTAATGTCAAATGGAAACATTTTGGTTTGTGACAGAGAAAATCATCGTATTCAAATGTTTTAG